The DNA window cataaaaatactattttttttttgtttctcatctttatatttttgtcttATCTTATTATATTCTCAGAACCAAATGTAACATAGAGTGGGTTGGAGCTATAGAGGTCTGAAAAGACATTGTCTTCAACTTAAACACAATTATGCCTAATTATCTTCGCTTAAATCAGTGGTTTGTCGCATATTGTTACTCACTTTCGGTCTTTTACCAATTATTCATTCTTGtagtttacttttatttgtttttattcctTTAACTGCTACAAAAATGATTGACATATATGTTGGAGGATAAATTCTTTCATTCATGAATCCTCAAATTCTAACATGAAAAAGACTATTATGAGAATAATATTTGGCGGTTCTCTATGCTTGTTACgcatctctctttcttttgtGGATAATATGAGAATAATATTTGGCACTTAATTTTGCTTCTTTACTTTCTGTAGCCCTAAAAACAAGCAAACATGTTTCAGACTAAGTTTTCGATCAACGTTTCAGGCTCTAAGTTCCCCTATCTCACACCTCCCAAGTTCCAAGAATATTCTTCAATACATCTGCAATTGATTGGTTTACCTTGACCAGACACTATTTTATTACTTCATAATTTAATTGAAGGGATGAAGACAACAATGAGCATGTGATTCTAATCAAGTGAAGAAGTTCGCTTTCGGATTCAACTATAATATCActaatcattatatatttttatttgctgATTATCATCCTTGCCTAACTActttgtcttttattttatttattagaagATTTGTAATCCCAAGTGAATAATACCACTGTGATGAACACAGCACTACACCGCCccacaataatatatatatatatataaagctcAACACAATAAGGTAGAGCATCGACGTCTCAATAGAAAAGTACTAAACagataaaataaactaattctTAATTATCTTCGACAAAAGTCATCAACAacccaaaagataaaaaatcacTCAACTCTTTGTAATTCTTAATCGACCTGTTAACTACTCTTGCAACACCTGATTCTTGATTCCTGAAAATTCTGTAATTCCTTTTCAACCAAGTGCTCCAAATGATAACAATGAAATCAAATTcaccaatattctattaatttgacTGTACGATCCACTTCTTGAACCACGTAAACTTATGGTCATTCAACTCTATATCCACCAGTTTGATAATGCTGTTAACACACTAGcgcattttctttcttccaaTTACACAACCTTATTGAAGACACCCATATAGCAAAGAAAAACTTGGCATTTTTTCGATAAAGAAAACTCAACTCTTCCACATAGCAAGCTTCTCTTCCCTTGTATGCGCACCATACACAAGCAGACagcacaaataaaaattattgtttgttAATTTCCCTTTTATACACAACCATCTCTCTCCTTTGTAACAATTACTCAACCTAAACATCATAACATTCCACATTATTAATAAACCTCCAGAAGCACCTTCCGATCCTACAAATTCCAAACTCACCGCTTCTTTACCCCAAAATTGCACCATATCAAACTTAGAAATCACCTCCTTATTTGTCTCTATCAATCCTAacatattcatattatttttacgcttaaattttttaccatttttcACTTTCCAACACTCCCTAAACCCCTCATATTCCACGAactaaaatcatttaaaaacttTATTACACACATTATTTCGGTTTTTGGGACGGCATCttcttgctttctctttctgTATTGCTTGCCTTCTTTTTTGTGCCAATACTTCATTCTGAGCTTAGAGAATAGCCATAATGTTCTCATCCTCGTCATATAAAACAGCTCCTGATTTGACAGCCAAATCCCAAGCAGCTCTATTTTCAGCCATATCTTTATCCCAACTTCCTCCGTGTTCATTTTGATTAGTTTCACCATTTGCATTTTGTTTTGAGTCCTTCGAATCTTCCAAGTTCTTTACAGCCCCTTTATCATCCAACCCAGTTTTCTGCACCACTGTATTCTCATCCTCTAAATCTGAATCTTGCACTGCATCACCCTTTATCAAAAATATGCCAACATGCTGTTTACCATTCTCGTCCAAATTGGCGTGGATCTCATTAACTAAACTTGGTGGAATATTTTTTCTGCTTTGCTGTTCGAACAATTCTCCGCACCTCCGCCAATCTCTTTTCCAGCTAGATTTTGCTCGTCGAGTGCATAAGGGGCTTCACGCTCCTCCCTACCCTCTACGCCATCAAGTTTAATGTGGACATTATCACCTCCGCCACTAGCAGCTGACTTCTGCATTGCTCCCAGATCTGCCTTGTCGGCGCTGTTCACCGTAGCATCAACCCCTTCGCGAACTTCATGACCAGCCACGCCCCCTCTTCACTGTCGCCCGCAGCAGCCAGCAAGGAGGCCCTTTTAAATCACAATGATGTACTCTCCGTCGCACCACACAGCCACTTCGCCGCCACACCCCACTAACATATTGGGTCTTATATGCTTCAACCCAGTCCTAACTGAAATTTTGTTCAACACCAGATCAACTCCTTCTTTCCGTTTATCCCCGTATTTCCAAGTCTCCGTTCTTTCAGAGATTACTTTGTTACTGATTGTTTGAGATCCCATAGATTTCGCATTCACCATAACTGCCGGATACACCAAAAGATTATCCGTTCACGTTTTCAAAAAACCCTCTTGTCACTCATCCAAATCCTCAATAGCAAATACCTTTCTATCCTTGTTATGTTCTGCCTCTCGTAGTCCTGTGGCATCATTACCACCGCATCCCATCCCATCTCCAACGGTTCCCTCTAAATTTCTAGTTCGTCACTTCTATGGTGTTTCAAGACAACTCTCTCTTTTTTGTTCACCTCAAtatcattttctttaattttttcttgttttccatCAGGAGAATCTTCATCGTGCGTAGTGATTTTTTTTCCGTACATCAATCCTCCTCCTGTACTTAGCCTCACCCACAGAGATCTCATTGCTCCTTAATTGCATTCCATTCATCTCTTTGATGGCCTTTAATGCCCCTCCTTTTGTAGTATACCTGATGAAAGTAAACAGATGGATCCGTCCATACTTCTCCTTACGTGCCAAATAGATGTTATTTATCCTTCCTGTCCACTTGAAGGTATGAAACAATTCATTCTTTGAAACATTGCTAGGTAAATTATCCACAAAAATTGTGAATGATGTACTCTTCAGTCGGAGATAGGCTTCCCGGTTCCAAAAACGTGGATCTTTCCTAACATGGGGTTATCTAATTTTATCCCACCTTACATTAGACATAGATTATAGAGTATGAGGAGTATTTACTCTCATACTTCTATTGAAGCACCATTCTGCCACTCTTTTTCTCTGATTGTGTCGCGGACGGACGTTGTACGGCGCAGATGTAGTGACTCTTGATGGCTGGGACGGCGCTGAGAATCagagaaaaattaaatcatatatatatttttttaatttaagagtaattagtaattacccaaattaatccatgaaatttttaaaataagatattttaggttctcaagttttaaaatacacaaatccGGCCCAacatttattttcattataCAATACAGTCTCCATCTGTTAGTTACTAATAATACATGAAATGTTAACTTACACATGTGACGGTTAAATGTCTACATGTGCAAACTggacaaatcaatttttaaagtGAAGTACAAAATAGTTctcgaaaaatttaaaaatttcaaaacaatgctggtaaaattttaaaatttcaaaacagttttttaaatatttttattaatcaaaataataaactatttttacaaatatatataataaataaaaaatacaaaaaataacaaaatataaactaaaagataattttatttattaactcTAAAATGTCATaagaaataatattatttaatcaaCATATGATTTCTATATTTAGGTGATTTCAAAACCATAGTAATAACAACTAAATTTAAGAGGTCGTTACATTCTAAATGTCATTATTTATATGCCTAAACTCCTAAGATATTGACACTAaataaacttagaaaaatatttataagtgaaactatttatttttttatataactatTAATTGTAGTAGCACCAATATTTTTAACTATAAGTCTATTTTATGCAACTTTACAACTAGTAGatttcaaaactaaaaaaaaaaaatcatgaacaaAACACTTGAATTTGTCAACACATTTCTTCTTTAAGTATTGTAAAGTAATGAANNNNNNNNNNNNNNNNNNNNNNNNNNNNNNNNNNNNGTATTGTAAAGTAATGAAAATTTTCAcattgtattaaaattttataaatcatcCATATTGACTATGTAAATAACCAAAATTTACAAATTTGACTTGATAAGTGACTTATAAAGTGTTGTATTTgcacaaatattttcaattgtttatatgaaaatttttatgttaaatcaaaatttttcactaactcattttgtttttcatcattaaaaaatatcatagaataTGGTACTtacaattaaattaatattttacatGATCAAAAACaaatatgtttatttaattattttaaattattttttaaaaaaactttaaaattaatttataatttaggattttaaaatgcatattttttttgtatatatgaaTAATCAAATTAGagataaatagataaaattttagaaattaaaatttatcaattaaaagataattatacataaaaaattcgAAGGGACtattttagatttaaaaaaaaatttggaactattttgagattttttaaGCTCTTTGGAGActgtttttaaatttattttcggGACTGATTTGTCTAGATTGCACACATGGACACTTAACGATCACGTGTGTGAGTTAATGTTTTACATCAGTAATCACCCTTAGTAATTAACAAAGGAGAACTGTATTGTCTAACAgaaataaatgttaaaaattattttgtctattttaaaacttaaaggactaaaatgtccaattttaaaaatctcagGCACTAATTTGAGTCATTGCTCTTAATTTCATTTGGTTACacattcaatttaaaataattttacatatacATTCAGTTAGGTAATGTCACATACATTAATAGTTTAAATCgtcaataaataaaatgaatgtAATTGAAtgatcaaaattatttttttgtttatcatgATTCGAACGAGATAAATCTTAAAGTGGTCCCTAACGTTATACTCGAGTCTCATAGTAGTCCCTGAACTTAAAAATTACCCATATTCGTCCCTGAAGTTGCACTCCGGGACTCAAATTCATCCTTCCGGCACATTCTGTCCACCTGACACCATGGAAAAACTGATATGAACTCCTTCGTGACACGCTGGCCAAATAACGGCTAGCTGACGTAGATTAGTAAACGTTTATGGTGCAATTTGGTccctaaatcaaaataaaaaattttaatccccAAATTTAATCATCATTCTCTTCTCTACAGTAATCCCTCTTTTCTCTACAGGGCATAGATCTTCATATCCCAAATTCAcaagatttttctttttgtttatttttagttgaaatatcttataacaataacaacaactagAGTTTTCTTGACAACCATTATTTGAACAAGTTTAACTGTTTGTATCCCTTTTTTGTCTGTAAGAAAGATGGTGagattataatataaaaaaagttatgtgatatatataattaaataaataatgcaaAGTTTAGTTTCTAAAATTGTGAAcgtttataaaaatttgttgacttttaaaaatgattaaattgattCCTAAATTCATAAATTGTGAATCTCATTTCATCTCTAACGCtaatataaaatgttaaaaaatgtCAAGATgatatcattaatattttaatatgatcAAATTAGtgtcttaaattagttaattatatttattttgcttaattagttttttattaattagagactaaaataataaatattaaattaggtaaaattttacttttttttctctaatataTATTACccttaattaatttgaaatacctatttaattataataaaatcttAGACACGTCATTTTAACGGAGATGTCATACGATTTAAAATGCCATAATATAACACTTTATATTAATACTATGTGAATGACCGTTAAATTAGAATGATGCATGGTTATTTTGGAATAGAGGATTCGAAAGAAAATGtaatgtagtatataataataacgaTGTAACTTTTTAATTCTGTAAATACAAGAGATAAATTTTcgtaaaatcatataaaaatataaaattaaattttgtaaaatattttaattaaactaGAGTTAAATGAGTGCATAAAATGTTAAATACAAAGACATAATATGTGacttttaattaacaaaatatatgcGTGCTTTTAATGAAATTGTAATTTGTAGTCTTTTTCACATTCATacggagaagagaagagaaaaaaaagaaaagagagggattACTACTATAAAGAAGagaataataattaaagttggggattaaaatttttaattttgatttagagACTAAATTGCACCATAAAAGTTTACTAATTCACGTCAATTAGCTGTTACCCGGCCAGCGTGTCACAGAGGAGTCCAGATCAGCTTTTCGGCGGTGCCAGGTGGACAGAATGTGTCGGAATGACAAATCTGAGTCTCGAAGTGCAACTTTATGAACGAATATAGATAACTTTTAAGTTCAGGAACTACTATAAGGCTTGAGTGCAACTTTAGAGACCACTTTAAAACTTATCTTTGATTCGAACATttataagaaattaaattaaatcgacattcataaaaaattaaattaatttggtaAAATTCAAATCGTACAATAAAACTATATATCCAACAAATTACCTAACAAAATTTACAACATGCTTTTCTATTGGGTTATCCTTAATTGAGTTGATAAATGATCTCTTATTTTAGTGTCTAAAAGTAAAATAgtatcaaataaatataaaaaattaacttttaattagttaatactagtaaattgttattataaaattattttttaatcctaGTTTTAAAAGATAtagaatttaaaaacaaaaaaaaaattaaaaaattaattgatattgACCAAAATAAGTTGACCGCCAATTAAGCTTAAATATATATACCCCACAATGAACCAAGCAACAACCAAGATGGACAAGCACCCCCAAATTGTTTTCTAGATGCTGGCTTTATTTTCATTGAGGCAGATAAAAAAGTCAACTGCTGCCCATAGACATCTCCAACTTGATgcctttatcatcatcatcttcaactGTCATGAttataatttgatgattttattTATGATGAATATGAATTATGAAGCCATAGCCTACAAGCCTAAAATAAATGAACGCAACAACTAACTCTGAAAATTGAGGCGAGTGTTTTTTGACCGTCTTTTTTCAAGTAGCTTTCATGTGACTGTGAAAGTTGATGCttgaacaaaacaaaagaagaagagataaAGTGACTGATTTAGAAGAAGATTTCAAAGTCCAAAGAAAGAGACAGACACACAGAGAGCAGAAGGAAGAAAATTCAACACTTTCAGAAagctgttttatttttattttcttttttgggtAGAATAATGTTTTCAACCCTACCACTCCTACTACTAATGCTCCTTAGAGTTAAACAATGTTAAAGTTGAATTAGATTTGATATTCTTCGATCTTGTAGTTTTAGCTTTCAGTTCCAACTGATTTGGTATCATGAAGGGTGTTCTAATTTCCATCAACTTTATCTTTTGTTGCTTCTTActgtttttggattcatcaacTTCACTTCCTTTATGCGTTGACTCAAGTATGTTcgtcctttcttcttttgccaTTTTTTCTTATGcacatgcttttgtttttcttaataTTGTTTTTGTTTGGTGTAGGTGCACCTTTCATCCTCAATAGCACACTTGAATTTTGTCCTTACAATGGAAGCACTTGCTGCAACTCCACAGAAGATGCACAAATTCAGAAACAATTCCAGCTTATGAACATCTCTGATACTACCTGTGCCTCAGCTCTGAAATCGATACTTTGTGCGGTAAGGTTCTGTTCTTCCCAACACCAACAATTGTGCGGTAAAGTTGAGGTGTCTATGAAAAAGGAACCAGAAAAGTGAAGAAGTAACAAAATCTTTTCCCCTTAGTTAATGGGTTACACTTGGTTGAGTTATGCCATTAAGATTTAAGATAATAATGTTATCTCTTTATGAATCTTGAAAATGTGATTGCTTGAAAAATCTGCATATTGCAAGTAATTTGTTGACTAACCAGTAATAGTGACCAATTTTATTCCATACTTTATgccataaaataattaaatatttgtcTAGTCATATACTCACATGTTCGTATTTGAAAGTTTTGAGTCTCAAGCCTCACTCAATTCCTCAACATAGATGAAGCACAGTTTTCAAAAGTCTAGGAACAAACTATTCCTTTGTGGATTATTTGCATAATTTTCAATGTTAGAAGAAGTTATTTGTCCTGTAAACTCATAACTTGTCTCTATGCAGTTCCTTTCATTGTAacttgatttattttttctagAGGTGTGATCCGTATTCGGCCGAGCTGTTTACAGTTCAATCGACGCCCCGGTCAGTTCCCTTGCTCTGCAATTCCACCATTGCATCCAATTCCTCCCAGTCAAAGGCAGTAGCAGTGGAAGACTTCTGCTCTCAAGTCTGGGAATCATGTCAATCTGTGTCAATAAAGAACTCGCCATTTTCGCCTTCATTACAAGGCCAAGCAGGGAGAACACCATCTAAAAGCAATCCAAGCAAACTCACAGATCAATGGCAGTCGAAAACAGATTTTTGTACTGCATTTGGTGGATCCTCCACTAGTGAATCTGTATGCTTTGAAGGAGAACCTGTTGCATTAAAGAACACTGACTCAGAAGCTCCTATTAATCCTCCACATGGCTTGTGCCTGGAAAAAATTGGCAATGGATCCTATCTCAACATGGTTGCTCATCCAGATGGCACGAACCGTGCATTCTTCTCGAATCAGAAGGGACAAGTTTGGTTAGCAACTATTCCCATTCCATCCGAAATTCGCAGAAAATGGCCGGTTCTTCGCCTCATTCACCTGTGACAAAGATAAGTGGTCTGGTTGTAATGGAATATGTTCTTGTAACTCAAATGTTAATTGTGATCCTTCAAAGATAGGCACAGGTAGTAGTGGTGTACAACCCTGCCAATACCAAGCTGTTGTTGCTGAATATACTGCTAATGGTACCGCGTCTCAGCCTTCATCGGTACTGATCTCTACACACACAAAAGTAGTTTCTATAATGAGTTTAATTTGAGAAATTCTTAGGTGTTTATGCAGCGTATTATGTAATGTGCCGataattaataagaaaatgTCATAACAGATAAGAGTTTTAGTGGTCATTTCCTCCATGAGCTTCCAAGAATTATTCATTTAATGCAATGTCATGATTAATAGGACTACATTAAAGTACTAAGATGTTATTGAATTTTCAGGCTGTAAGTGCTAAACCAACAGAGGTGAGAAGGATATTTACCATGGGGTTGCCTTCTAATACTGAGAATGGAGGTCAGATTCTCTTTGGACCTGATGATGGGTACTTGTACTTCATGATGGGAGATGGTTCAGGCACTGGTGATCCATACAACTTTgctcaaaacaagaaatcattgcTTGGAAAGATTATGAGGCTTGATATAGACAACATCCCAAGTGAGTGTTAACTCAATTGATATCCTAATGTAATGCATTGGTTTGTAAGGAAACTTGTAGCAGAACTAAGTAATCCGTCCCTAGTTAACCATATACAGGTGTTGAATTATATGTCTTGATATTGTAAAAAGTTTTATACAGACATTTCAATCTTGTATTGTCATGATTGTTGTTAGCTAAAGTGTTCGACTTGAGCACTCGCTACTCAAGTCATACAATCTCagtgcataaaaaattttagtttttttcccCACTCTTGATAAGCATCTATTGTTATCTTTCAGGTGCAGCAGAAATTAGCAAACAAGGTCTTTGGGGTAGCTATTCCATTCCTAAGGACAATCCATTCAGCCAAGACAATGGTTCACAGGCTGAAATATGGGCCTTGGGATTAAAAACTCCATGGCGATGCAGTTTTGATTCAGAAAGACCTTCCTACTTTTTCTGTGGAGATGCTGGACAGGTATATGAATTCTTCACCTTAGAAGGATGCTAGGGACTTGGGTATTATGGGGTGCCCAAAGTCTCAAATCCGGTAATATGGGATGCTTGATATTGTATATAAGGAGAGGGATTCTTTTTCCCTAATAGCTAGCTTTTAAGGGGTGGTTTTCTACTTTGCTTAGATACTTAATAATGGTATCCAAGCCTTGGTAGCTGGGCGACTAAGATGAATATCATAGCTGGTAGTGAAGTGGCTATCGCTGGGTCAGTGTTGATAAAGGGAAGTCATTGTGGACGTCGGCTCTCCAGGGACGGTGTATTGTTAGGGACTTGGGTATTATAGGGTGCCCAAAGTCTCACTTTGCGTATTATGGAATACATGATGTTGTCTTTAAGGAGAGTAGTTCTTTCCTAtgacaactaatttttaaagtgtggtttttctctttctttagtCAAGTTTACATGTCTAGTTTACATTTATTAAATTCCATACAGAATTTCTAGGTATTATTGATGCGTGCACTAAGAAAAAGAGCATTCAAGAAAGCACAAGTCTATTGTCTTTGATGACTCTGTACTTgtataaaaattgaaagataaTCACAATAACAACCTGAGTAAAGAGGAATGTTGTGAATTACATCAGTGATATTTGCAGGATCTTTATGAGGAAGTGGATCTCATCACAAAAGGTGGAAACTATGGCTGGCGTGTTTATGAGGGTCCCTATCCATTCACCCCTAACGAATCACCTGGAGGAAATACCTCCAAAGACTCCATAAATCCAATTATGCCAATACTTGGATACAACCATTCGGAGGTTAACAAGAATGAAGGGTCAGCATGCATCATTGGGGGTTATATGTATCGATCTAACACTGATCCTTGCATGTATGGAAGGTATTCACAAGCTTCTCATTATATGCATTGATGCCCTTCAACTGATAATAATTACACATAATTTAGCATGATTGAGTGTTAGGTATATAATTGCCTTTCTAGTAATATCgagttaaaaaaagaaattgtacACTTTTGTCTACCCTTATTTTTGTTCTCGATCTAATTTGGGAACTTCTAATTCGTCAATCATCATTCGAGATGGAATCAGAATGTTATATGATAGTCTAAATTGGAGATccaaatattttatcttatataCATTCTCTCAATCgaataagaaataaataatttaactattaacttccgatataattaacaaaatgatagttatttattaattaataatatcatcCAAACTAATTTCTATATTAACAAATTAGACCACATCTAGAATATAAATTTGTAACCCTAAAgtttgaaatagagaaaatactCAGTTTGGTCCCTGAAGTTACACTCGAACctcaatttaatccttgaagttTCAATTGGTTCAATTTAGTCTCTAAACTTTTCAATTGATTCTGTGAAAGAAACCACTACAGGAACTAACgtgattaaaatttgaaaagtttaAGAAGTAAATCGAGACAATTGAAACTTTAAGGACTAAATTGGCTTGAGTGTAACTCCAGAGACCAAATTGAGTATTTTTTTGATTGGAATAATATCGGTCTTTGTAATATTATCTGCGCAGTTTCTCACTAAAATCTGAATTTCAGGTACCTGTATGCTGATCTATATTCAGTTGCAGTGTGGGAAGCAACAGAAGATCCTGTAAACAGTGGAAACTTCAGCAAAAGCAGAATCCCCTTCAGCTGTTCACATGATTCTCCTATCAAATGTGATCCTGAGCCTGGAACCTCCCTCCCAGCGATAGGCTACATCTACTCATTTGGAGAGGACAACAACAAAGACGTGTATATCCTTACAAGCAAAGGCGTCTACAGAGTTGTTCGTCCGAGTCGCTGCAGCTACACTTGCTCTCAGGAAAAGGCAACAACAGAGGCTCCTTCTCCTTCTACTTCTCCATCTCATGCATGCCGTAACTTCTCTATATACCAGTTTCTGCAGATTTCATTTTTCTTGTTGCTTTTGATATGTTTTGTGTAGTGTGATCCTGTTTCTTGGGCATGAAGAAACATAGAAAGCATATTCACTTGATGTAATGTTATGTGTTCATGGTAATGTGAACAGAAGTGATTTCTCcctttgaaaatcaaataagaacgTAACATTAATACTGCTTTACACTAACAATTATAATtggtgcatcaaaattaaattctaaaattataaataataaagtatAAAGAAAAGAGTAATTAAATCCTAAagtagtcaccaaaaaaaaaaatcctaaagtAAGTATAACTTATTCAACCTACACTTGTTAAGTTCTTATTTTTGCTATTAATGTGTTTCCATTCTCAACATGAAGTTAGAAAACAAGCGAATCTAGTTGTGTGAGATGAGTAGTTTTGGTGATTTGGTCCGACATGCACGGAAGAAGAAAACCTAGTACTCTTGTTTGGTAATCCGTTATCTGCTATTATTGAAGTCTTAAATTCCCTTACATTTTTCAATATTCAATACATATTAACTAATAAGCTCTCGACATCAGCAGTtgtctcatttttattttatcaatggATTTGCCGAGTCTTTTAGCATTAATGAAAAAGGGGAACAATCTtgtcaaaaaaagaaaatcaatacTCTATCAATGTCTCAACTCTGCTGTGAAATTCTTACTACTAATTGGTAATAACCAGCAACGATCAAATTTATAGATTTTGATTTTACCCAAATGACAAA is part of the Arachis duranensis cultivar V14167 chromosome 1, aradu.V14167.gnm2.J7QH, whole genome shotgun sequence genome and encodes:
- the LOC107493707 gene encoding LOW QUALITY PROTEIN: HIPL1 protein (The sequence of the model RefSeq protein was modified relative to this genomic sequence to represent the inferred CDS: inserted 2 bases in 1 codon) — translated: MKGVLISINFIFCCFLLFLDSSTSLPLCVDSSAPFILNSTLEFCPYNGSTCCNSTEDAQIQKQFQLMNISDTTCASALKSILCARCDPYSAELFTVQSTPRSVPLLCNSTIASNSSQSKAVAVEDFCSQVWESCQSVSIKNSPFSPSLQGQAGRTPSKSNPSKLTDQWQSKTDFCTAFGGSSTSESVCFEGEPVALKNTDSEAPINPPHGLCLEKIGNGSYLNMVAHPDGTNRAFFSNQKGQVWLATIPXFHPKFAENGRFFASFTCDKDKWSGCNGICSCNSNVNCDPSKIGTGSSGVQPCQYQAVVAEYTANGTASQPSSAVSAKPTEVRRIFTMGLPSNTENGGQILFGPDDGYLYFMMGDGSGTGDPYNFAQNKKSLLGKIMRLDIDNIPSAAEISKQGLWGSYSIPKDNPFSQDNGSQAEIWALGLKTPWRCSFDSERPSYFFCGDAGQDLYEEVDLITKGGNYGWRVYEGPYPFTPNESPGGNTSKDSINPIMPILGYNHSEVNKNEGSACIIGGYMYRSNTDPCMYGRYLYADLYSVAVWEATEDPVNSGNFSKSRIPFSCSHDSPIKCDPEPGTSLPAIGYIYSFGEDNNKDVYILTSKGVYRVVRPSRCSYTCSQEKATTEAPSPSTSPSHACRNFSIYQFLQISFFLLLLICFV